Genomic window (Paraglaciecola psychrophila 170):
CTGATGATGTTTGGCAGTTTAACGTAAATGAGTATGATGATGCTGGTGACTTTAATGGTAATACAGCCGGAACATTAACCTCCTCTGACCTTGTCATATCCCCTCCAGAAGCATCATCCATTGCTGGCACATGGACTGCAAGTAATGACCAAATGTTCTCTATAACCTTTAGCAGTGACGGTCATTACGTTCATATGCATGAAGCTGACTCATCAGAAGACTGCGACAGCGATGGTTATGAGTTAGGCACATATGTTTGGAACGAAACCAGTGGTGTAGTGACAGTGACAACCAGTGAAGATACCAATGGTTGTGTAGGGCTTCATGATGAACAAACTCTTAATACTCCCTATGAACTTGAGGGTACATTTCAAACTGTCGGCTCAACCATGACCATTACTGAACCTTCTGGCGAAACAAGCACTCTCGAACGGATCATCAGTGATACTAATCCACTTGTGGGCGCTTATTACGAGGGCGATTTTGGAGGTGACTTCTTCCTTGTGGTGTTTGAAGACAATGGCAAATTTATGGAGCTCGCCCACGATACCGACGAATTAGGTCTAACCGCAGGTACTTACAATTGGGATCCCAGTAGCACTTTACTTGATTTTACTGCGGTCTCTTTTAGTCAATGGGGTTCAAATCCAGATCAAATTATTGTCAGCATGCAAGGCGACATCCTGATTTGGAAAGACGGTGAGGATGCCGGTGTTTCAAAACGTACGCACCAAAGTACAGAGCAACCTTATTTAGCTGACACTAGTCAGGTAATTGGAAGTTTTTCTGGTGTTGCTTACGATAACTATGGCTTTCAAGCCACCTTAAATAATGATTTCACAGGTGTGATTACAGACGATGATGGAACATTTGGATTCGATTGGTCTATGCAGTTTGGACAATTAATCGTAGATTATGGTGATGAAATCACCGTATTAACACCGACGACTATTTCGCCAGACACACTAGAATTTAATGTTGCAGATTTTGATTTAATTGACACTTTCGATGGTAATGAGGTTGGGCAAGTTGAATATTTTACCAACACGTGGACACGTAATTAACGGCTAAACATTGATATCTAGACGAGATATCAATGTACGGGTTTTTAAACGACTACTTTGAGAGCCCGTACAATTAATACTCTATGGCTAAACTTATTTTTATTGAGACCCACATGAAAATATTATTTTTTCTGACACTGGTGCTTTGCTCTTCACTGACCATAGCAGACAGTCATTATTCCTACAGCGAAATAAAAATAGGTGTAGAAAACATTTCCTACGCGGAAAAGCTGAGTAATGTCGCTGGATTAGGGCAATTAAGCCAATCCATCGATGTGACTAATCCGACCATTCGGCAAATTTCTTACTCAGGTATTAATGACAGTTGGGGATTTTATATAGAGACCGCTTCTAGCATTTCCACGGAAATTGCCACAGAACAGTGGAGCATGGATACTTTTGGTGAAATACAAACCAACGCCTTTAAAATAAAAGCCAATGAGATAAGCATGAAGACCGCATACAATTGGAACAATGCATTACAGTTTACCTGGGGAGCGCAAATATATACGTCAAGTTTCACCCGCTCTAATTTTGCCTTTAGCCAACCGGGAGCCCAATTTTTTGATGATGCTCTCATCGACTTACCCCGAGAAGACGGTGATGACGTTCCACGTTACTTACTGCCCAGTCAATCCACTAATGATGCACAAACTCCTCAGCAAGCTCTAAACAGCAGAGTGATGCCAGTAGTGTCTGTTTCTGAAGATCAAGTCGGCATATCTATGTCTGTTGGTGCACGTTATGACACGATCAACCTTAGTTCGATAAAAAAACTGAGTTGGTACCTTGATGGAGAAGTGATACTACCTGCATACACTCAAGTGCAAAATACACAATTTGAGACCACCACATTATCAAAATCATTTAATGGATGGGGAGTGAATGCTGAGCTCGGCTTACGCTATCATTTTACTAAAACACTCGCCTGGGTATTTGCCGTCGACGCCCTGTATACCAGTCGAGATACTATTACAGAAAACTTGAGTAATGGTCGGCGCTTAATCGTTCCAAAAATTGAATATAGTAATATATCAATCAGCTCGGGTTTACACTGGGCCTATTGAATCTCAGTACCTTAATCAATAGACATTCGATTTTTGCGAGATGACCGCTAAAAACGTCAGGTAATACCCTTTTATTTTCATCCTTACATAACACATGTTTAAATTATTTAGGAAAGTATATGAAACGTACTAAACATAGATATAAATTATCCAGTGTATTTGTTTTAATTTCATCAGTGTATTCACTGCCCGCCATATCAGAGTCCAGTGAAGCCTCCAAAGGAGGAGCTGGCGCTATTATCAAACTAGGTACTTTAGGACCTGGTGTTGAGTTTGACTATAGTTTGAACGAAAACTGGAACATTAGAATACAAGCCAATGGTTACAATTATAGTGATACTTTCGAAGAAGATGATATTGATTATACAGGCGAAATCAACCTATCAAGCTACGGTGCATTGGTTGACTGGCGACCGTTTTCAGGCACCTTTCGCGTGTCGGGCGGAGTTTATTCTAACGGAAATAAATTGAAAGGAACCGCAATTAGTCGTAGCGGCGAAATATTCGAAATTGGAGATATAGAATATCAAGGTGTGGCAGCTGACCCTCTTACACTTAATACATCAGTAAAACTTGGCGAATCATCAGCTGGTTATGTGGGATTAGGTTGGGGGAATTCCGGAGCATCTGGTTGGCTATTTTCTTTTGAGGTGGGCGTTTTGCTTTCAGGTTCGCCTAAAGTTGAGCTAGGGTTTGACGGTAGTGCCGAGCAAGTTAATAATCTCGGAATTATATTTGATGTTAATGGAAACAGTCCTGAGGCGCTAGAATTTCAAAACGAAATTGATGTAGAGTTGAGTAATTTAGAAGATGATATTTCTGATTTTGAATATTACCCAGTTATTGCTCTCGGCATCGGCTATCGGTTTTAAGACTGATCGCGTTTATAGGTAAATTATAATATATCGTTAACCTGTAAAAAATCCTAATGTGCTTACACATTAGGATTTTTTAGCTCATGCGCCATAGCTACCATTTCACAAAACGGTGATAAATAAGTACTAAAATTGATCACTCAAAGTGTCTAAGGCCAATGTAAATTAAGCGTTTTCAAGACCTACTTACAAATTAAATTCAGGGAACATCACTAAAAAAGACTCCCTGAGCCGGCTATTTAACCCAGCATATCTTTCACAGATGCACCGCTAGAATAATGCTGTTCACTGACTCTAAGGCTGGTTTTCATATAGAGTGCATCAATTTCATCGGCTGACATAAATTTATCGCTAAAACCTGGCATAACAGGGTCAATATGTAATCTGGCACTGTTGATGAAATGTGCAACCAGCTCCTTCACGTTATCGGTGCCCATAGCAATACGCATGGTTGTCAGATAGATACCACTTTTGGCTTGTGCCGTTGCGTCTAACTCACTGTGGGAGGTTAATGCTGGGCATAGTACAATGGTATTGTGTTGCCCAATGCTCACTTGATGACTAAAAGCCGGTTCAAGGGCATCAAAAAAGCGTACAAAAGTGTCGCGACTAATAATGGGGCGACTAATATCAGTGCCTTGCATGTCCACAGTAAATAGAGCGCATGGCCAACCATGACGCATTTGCCCCTCTCTTAAGGCAGCATTAGGATGTCCGTCAATGGCATGGCAATTAACGTTAAAGTCTTGATGCGATGCTAAAAACTGGCTGAATACAAAAGTATTGATCACCTTTTGCATAATCCGCATTTCAAGGGTTTTCATACCGGTTAATACATCAAACGCCTTTTCAGAGTCTAAAAAAGCGCCTTTTATGTAATACACATCCCAGAACATAGTTTTTGACCATTCATATCCATTTACACAATCACCTTTTCCCTGAAACATACGATATGCTTCGCCTATGACCACCCCTGCTGTGGTCGCGCCACTACCACAAATGTCTTTGGTATAGCTATGCATGACGTAATCTGGACGCTCTGCTTTATCAAGACGTTGCAGAGGCTGATGTAAAATGGGCGTGGCAAGTGTGGCATCTAACATCACAACATGGCCAGATGCATGGGCAATTTTACTGATCCCAGCAACATCGAGTACATAACCGTGGGGATTGCAGGGAGACTCCATATACACATGCAGAGCATGGTTTGCGTCGAGACGCTCTGAGTGTTTAGCTTTAGTTTCTTGTAAAAAGCTTGCGAACTCATCTTCCGAATAGCCATCGAACCATTCAAGTTGCACATTCATGCGATTTTCACGGGCAAAATAATCGTGCAATAACTGATACACTCCACCATATACATTGCGCGATACAATCAATACATCACCATGATTCAATATATTGGATAACAAAGCATCGATAGCCGCCATGCCCGAGTTAAAATTCCATGCTAAATAATCAGCCGCATAAGGCCCTGCTTCCAAGTCGACTATAGCGTTAGCCAATGAAATGTTAGTGGGATTAAGTAAACGTGAATAAATCTGATGTGTTGATTCTTTACCTTGAAAGGCATCGTCTACCCATTCGGTGCATGCATACACATAAGTGGCAGTTCTGACCACTACGGGCGTGGCCGAAAATAGTGCTGTCACATTATCAAACAAGGGGTAATGACTTTTACTCACTTGGGAACCAGATTGTTTACTTAAACTTTGATAGGTGGCACGAAAAGGGTTTTGCAACGTATCAAGGATTTTGGCTATCTGAAAAGATAAAAACTTTTTGGCGTTAAAGTAGGCCACTTTGTTTTCTTTACTCAGACCTTCAAGGGTATCGCTGGTGATTTGCCAAAGCTGCTGCATATTAGCTTGGGTATAATATAAATGCTGAGCAGTGTTAAATAACGCTTGCCCATACTCGCTATCTTTGTCGATACCAAAGTGAGCCAATTGTTCATCTGTTAATTCACCGATTGTGGTAGCTTGAGTGGTATTTCTTTTTGGCGATAGAATTTTTGCCTGTTGCATGACTTCAAGGGCAGTTGTATTTTTGGCACTCATGTTAGTATCTCTTCGGATAAAAAGTTGCTATGGCCAAGAATAACCGAATTAAATTCAAATTTAACACTATTTTAACAAACATGATTTTCTCAAATGACGAGTTCGTAATTTAATCTTTACATGGTATCTATTTAACTTATGTATAACGTAGCCATTTTAAGCCGTGATTCAGCGCTCTATAGCGCTTTACTTGAAGCCGCGCAGTTGCCGCATCTGAAACTTGTATTAGTCAGTAATAAAGCAACCGCGTTTGATTATTCACAAGTCGATATTTTATTTGGCGATCCTGATTTAACTTCAAACGTTATTAAGCAATGTACTAGATTAAAATGGCTGCAATCTACTTGGGCTGGTAACGCTGCCCTTTTTGCCTTAGACAAAACCGATTATCAATTGTGTGGCGTCAAAGATGTATTTCAACAAGCTATGCAAGAATACGTATTTGCTTACCTGCTGTATTTTTCGCGGAATGTGGCAGGCTTTAATCAGGCACAGCTAAAAAAAACATGGGCAGCGCCTTCTTATCAGTCATTAGCGGGTAAAACCTTAGGTATAATGGGTGTCGGAAACATCGGTCAAGCTGTTGCCAAGATGGCGAAACACTTTTCGATGAAGACACGGGGATATACTAGAACCAGCGGTGACTGCGAATTTATTGATCAATATTATACTCCAAATGACCCGCAAACCTTTGCGACTGAACTGGATTATCTGGTATGCCTATTACCTCAAAGTGATGCCACAACAGGCATAATCGACCACGCATTTTTATCATATTTGCCCAAACACTGCGTATTGATTAATGCGGGGCGAGGCACAACCATAGTGGATAGAGCTTTAATGGATGCACTGCAAAGCAAAACATTGCATGCTGCGGTGTTAGATGTGTTTGAGCAAGAACCCTTGCCTGAGGATCACCCGTATTGGCAGTTAGACAACCTTTACGTTACCCAGCACACCGCAGCAGAATCGATGCCTGAAGACATATTTCCATTATTTAGTGATAATTATTTTAGATATATCAACGGCGCAGCACTGCATAACGTTTTGGATTTTGCCAAGGGATATTAGCGCCTCCCAAGATATGCTCAGAACAGCCAGCGGATCCTTTGACCCGTTAAACTTTAAGCAGAATCTGCAGGTTACGATGTGACTCGGTTTTAGCGAGTCCAAACTGATAAACACGTTTTGTATGCTCAGTGATTGCTCAACTAATTCAGCAAACTTCCAGAAAAACCCGCTATATCAGGCGGTAGCATTGGGTTAGTTAAGCTGAGGGTATGTCTATTTCTCAAATTTAATCGCTGGGCAACGTCACCATGATAGTGACTAAACAGTGTTTCATGTTCGCCGTTGATGGCTATCAATTTCAGCCCTTTTTCTATACGTTGTGCTAAGACAGGATGACAAGGGTTTACATAAAAAACCAACGGAAAGGGATAATAAAGCATCAGAGAAGGCTCAATGCTAATACCACCGATTGGCACAGCGCGATGCTTAAATATTTCCTCGATTTCATTCACTCCCAAAGCGACGTAATCAAACGTACCATTTTTTAATAATAGGAATAAATCATCCAAGGTTCCCTGCTCAATAACCTTATATTGATTATGTCGAAACAGCTCAGCATCAGCCCAAGTTTCAGGAATACCAATAGATAATTGTTGAAGCTGCTGTGGTTGTTTAATCTGAGAAAATTGGCTCAAAGACTGGTCTCTGACCAATAATAATCGATAACCCAATAACCCTTTAGTGAGTGGTTGCGAGATCACAATTTTTTGTTTGTTTTGAAATTTTACATTTCCTGCTACCGTCACTAGAACATCAGCACCGTTAGCAAAGATATTAGCTTCGTCATCAGCATTAGGATAATCCGTGTCATCGATACGAAGGTTCACTGAACTATATTCTGCATTGGTCGCTTTTAAACATGCTTGAAGCAGCGCTATTTCATAGCTCTGCCTTGCTGGGGACTTATTACCATTCCAAAAATATACGTGTTGCATCCGCTTGATCCTAACAAAGGCCCTATTGGCCGATTTAAATCTTGTTTATCTACGCAATGCTTGATGCGTAGAATATAATTTACACTGCATAAGCACTTATCAATAGCACTTATCAATAGCACTTATCAATAGCACTTGGCTATTCTACTCAGGCAATTTAGGGACACAAATGCAATCAAACATTTTTATGAGCTCACGTTTTCTTTTTTCAATGTTATTTTTGGCACTAAGCAACTTATTAGTAGCATGCACCAGTTCAACTCAAACACCGTCAGTTGTAAAAATAGTCAAACAGGGCTATCAATATTCTCTGACTGTGAATGGTCAACCCTATGATGTTCGAGGTGTGGGCTTGGGCTATAAAAACGATGCAAACGTTTTAGCCCTAAAAGAAGCGGGAGGTAATACCTTTCGAACCTGGGATTTAAACTCTATCGAACAAGAATTAGCCATAGCAGAAAAAATGGGACTAATGATCGCAGTGGGCATAGTAACAGGAAAAGAATTATTGGGCTTTGATTATAATGATGAAGCAGCGGTGGCTGAACAGTTTAATCGTGTCACTGCTGCCATCGAAAAATACAAAAACCATCCAAACATACTGTTATGGATAATTAATAATGAACCCAATTTATTGCATGATGAAGCAGGAAATTTAACCGCAGTTAACCCCAAGGTCTATGCTGCTATGGGCAACATCATTGATTACGTTCATGAACATGATCCTAATCATCCTGTTACTTTCAGTCTCGCGGGTCACAACCCGAAAGATATCGAGCTGGTTCTAAAGTATGCACCTAATATCGATATTTTGGCCGTGCAGAGTTATGGTTCTTTGGTCACATTACCCGCTAGCATTGCCGAAAGTAACGTTGATAAGCCTTACATGGTGACCGAATTTGGTCCTGTAGGACATTGGGAATTACCTTCCACCGATTGGGGCAGAGAGATTGAAGAGCCAAGTGCGGTCAAAGCCGAAGGCATGGCCAAACGTATGCAAGACGTCATCCTTGATGACAAAACAGGTAAAATTATAGGTTCATTCGCATTTTTCTGGGGCCAAAAACAAGAACGCACACCTACCTGGTATGGCATGTTTAACGAATCAGGTGAACAAACAGCACGTATCGACGAACTGACTCGTATGTGGACAGGGCAATATCCGGCCAACCGGGCGCCTTTATCAAAAGCAATCTATATCAACAATGCACCCGCTACTGAAAATATTCGTTTAAAGCCCGGTCAAGCTGCCACGGTCAAAGTACAAGTAAGCGACCCACGAGGCGATCCGTTAACTCATGAATGGATATTAATGGAAGAAGTAGAAACCCGAAGTCAAGGCGGACACCATGAAGAAAAGCCAGCAGTATTGCCATTGCACATACTCAAATCTGAGATCCAAGCAGATTATGTTGAAATGACCTTTAATACGCCTTCTGAAGCGGGAGAATATCGTTTATTTAATTACGCTTATGATGGAAAAAACAAAGTAGGTAATGCAAATATCCCATTTATGGTTGAGAATTAGCAATAACTATAGAGTGAAGCAATTTTTGGCGCCACTTTTCTTACTGTAAGCTACACAAATTTGGATCATTCATGTCAGACACCCTAAACGATACTGCACAATTTACGCCAGAACAACGTCTCTCTTATCTAGTAAAAGAATGCATCGCAAACAAACAGGTATGGATACTGACCGACCAAGATGGATGCGTGATGCTTAACACCGAAGATGAAGATTGCACCCCTGTCTGGCCAAGTGAAGCCTTTGCTCAAGCTTGGGCTACTGGAGAATGGTCAGAATGCGAGCCTAAAGCGATTGATTTAAAAACCTGGCACAGCCGCTGGACGCATGGTTTAGAAGACGACGATGTCGCCATTGCTGTTTTCCCTAGTGAAGATGAAGAAGGGCTAGTGATTTCAGCTCAAGAATTTGATTTTGAGTTAAAGACAAAAGCTAAAAAATAATTACGAGCTCAAAGATAAAATCGATTTAACACAGAGGAACAGGAGCGCTGAGGTTACAAAGAGAAAGCTATATTTGCTTTTTTACCTCTGCGCGCGACACTCGGAGCCCTCTTTTTTCTCTGTTGTTTAAATTATTTTGCTCTTACCTTGTTAGTCGGTCACCACGCGATATAGGTTACGATTTACGCGAAGATTTTTGTAGGTGAATTGCCTAGTCAAAAAAAAACGGCATCATTGCTGAAAATGATGCCGTTTTTTATTCTTTCTTCCAACTAAAAACTCATGGCTCGCAACGGCTCTTCAACCCATAACTTTGAACCCTCAAAAAATATTAAGAGCGCAAGTCATTGGGTTCCCCTACAAATTATATATAAAATAATTGGCTCGCATTGTGCTCAAGTGTAATGAAGTGCCTTTACCTTCAACTATCCCATGACGTCTATTAGGGTATGCCATCAGTTCAAATTGTTTATTGTGTTTGACTAACTCGTTGATTAATCGCTCACTGCCTTGATAGTGCACATTGTCATCACCGGTACCATGCACGAGCAACAATTTCCCTTCTAATTTGCTGGCATGGGTAATAGCCGAAACCTTAGAATAGTTATCAATATTATCAGCTAATAAACCAGAGTAACGTTCTTGATAAATTGAGTCATATAGTCTTTTATCTGGAACTGGTGCTTGAGACACGCCTACCTTAAATAAATCAGGGTGTCGAAACATCAAGTTGAGTGTTAATGACCCACCCCCAGAATGCCCCCATAATCCTACACGGTTACAATCGATATATGTCCAGCGTACGCACATGGCGTTGATTGCATCTGACTGATCTTGTGTCTCTGCATCACCATCGCTTGCATAAATAGAACGTCTCCAATCATGACCTCTAGGTGCAGCTGTACCGCGATTGTCAATTGAAGAAACTACAAACCCCTGCTGTGACATCATTATATGCCACATTCCACGGTTGCCTTGCCATACATCTTGAACAGTTTGACCCGCCGGTTCACCATAAACATAATGGATCAATGGATATTTTTTACTCTTATCAAGATCAGCGGGACGCAGCATATAACCGTCTAAACGTAATCCGTCTTGGGCTTTAACGCTGTAAAACTCAACTTCACCTAAGGTTAACTCATCCAATTTTGCCGTCAGGGCTTCGTTATCTTCGAGCACATGATGTGCCTTGTGATCAGGCAGGGAAATTAAGCTGTAAATAGGGGGCGACAAAAAGGATGAATGAGTATGTATCGCCCAACTAGAGTCCGCAGAAATTTTATAGGAGTTACTACCGCTAAATTGACTTGGTGTTACCTGCTGCATTTTTCCGCTGCCATCTAGAGGTGTGCGCTGCAGGTATCGTTGCGACACGTTGTCTGGAGAGGCAATAAAGTACAACCAGCCATTTTTCTCATCAACGGAAACCAGTTCTGTTACATCAAACTCTCCCGGAGTAAGGTCGGTGTATGTTTTACCGTTTCTGGATACACGGTAAACGTGTTTCCAGCCATCTCTTTCACTTTGCCAAATAAAGTCATCGGAGTTTTTGAGCCATTTAGGCTCAATCATCAATTCAATAAAAGTGTTTTCTTTTTCAGTAAGAAAATTCTCAACTTTGCCAGTACCTGCTTCTGCGTAAAACAAGGTATTCGTATCCTGTTTACGATTAAACTGTTGAATCAGTAACTGCTCACTATTATTGGCCCAATCCATTCGTGGTACGTACATATCTTTAGCCACACCAGGCAGTGACATCCATTGGGTCTTGACAGTTTCAAGACTGACTACTCCAATACGCGCTGCTGCATTTTCTTCGCCCACTTTTGGATAGGGAATAGCAGTCACCACAGGATACAGAGTGTCGGTGTTATTGATGATCAAAAAGTCTTTGGCTGCGTGTGTATCTAGTTGCCAATAAGCAATACGCTGACTGTCTGGACTCCAACGATATCCATCGCGAATAGAGAACTCTTCTTCATATGCCCAATCAAACAACCCGTTGATAATAGTGCTTGAAGCGTCATTGGTCAGCGCCTGTATTTTTCTTGACTTAAGATCTTGCACATAAATGTTTTTTTTCCACACATAAGCGAACTTCAAACCATCAGGTGAAAATTTACCGAACATCATTTCTGCTGGTGCAGATTGCTCGCCGCCTAACTTCCATAAATCATTAGTATTAAGGTCGCGGATCCAATAATCGCCACGATCTTTCTTGCGCCAAACATATTTAGCATTGGTGTAGATCAATATTTTAGATTTGTCTTCAGACCATTGATAATCATCTACAGCTAATGCTTTGTCAGAGCCTTGGGGAATAAGTTGTTTAAGGGGCAATAAAACAGTGCGCTCTAATGTAGCAGGATCGTATTTTACAATTTCCTCATACACTTTGATGTCATCGCCGTATTGATCTTTTTCAAGTGTGGCATCTTCGTAACCTGGTGCCGTTTCTAAGGCACTATAACTGGCACCTTCATCTAACCAGCGCACCGCTCCTGGTTTTTTTGCGTTGTATTCCCAGTCGCCATATATAGCCTCATTGGTTAACTTCACGTCATTTTTAACAGATTCAGTGGTCAAATTATTGTTTCCTACGCAGGCTGGTAAAGTGAACAAGACGGCTACAAGGGTTGTGACACGCCTGAAGCTAGTAAAACTACTCATATATTTTCCCTATTTTTTGTTTTGTTTTTGTTTTTGTTTTCAGTCAGTTTATCAAAGCTACTTTATTTTTGCTCAAACGTCTCAAACTGATTGGGTAAATAGTCTACCAATCGGCCAGACAGTCCTACATAGGTTTTTAGGGTTTGTGGGAACGATAAAAAATATTTTGGGGAGTATATTAAACAACTGATCGTTACCTCTCTCTTCTGCCTGTTTAATCGCTAATGGGATATCTGCAAAGGTAGTGAACATATATAAGCAATGGCTTAAATCTTTTTGAAGTTGCTGCATCTGCTCTTTGTCACTAAGTTGCATTTTATGCCAGGCATGTTGCCAAACTGATTCAAGCTGACTATGCCCAAACAACATACCTTGGCACCACAACGCTACTGAACTTTGCTTGTGACCGTCTTGATTAAATGTGATGCCTATCGGTAAGTGTATCTTTTCTTCACTCATACTTTTTAGCTGTAGCTGCAATAGTTTCATCAGGATATCGGTAAGATTATCTGCTTGTTCAGTGCTAGTCAGTTGGTTATTGGTCTTGATCGCCCAGGGTAACCATGTTTCGGGCATAGGGATCTCGGGAGCTGCCGCAACTGCGAAAATAATGCCTTGGATAAAGGCATAAGGGTGCAAAACACCTGATAATTCTTCGGACTCACATAATGAATTTAGAGAGTCGTGAGTGCTTGATTCAAATTTTTGCATAGACTAAAACTACTCACCTTTTGCCTTGTTGCGCCTAAGGCATATTTATCTGTATAACATCGCTCTAGATTAACAGTTGAGACAAATTATTCAAAAAGTGATTGCATAGAATTATGATTGTTATAATATAACATCACCTTATTAGTTATCTCTAAGTGACTTATGCCTTTTAATTTTTCAAAAATCACCCTATTAGTATTGGCTGTTATTGCCAGCCGCCCTGCTTTATCAGAAGACAAGCCCACTCAAAAAGATGAAAGTGATATTGAAAAATTGATTATCACGGCCTCACCACTTGGTCGTTCAGTCTTACAGTCTTCCACGCCAGTTTCTATTTTAAGTGGTGATGAGTTGGAAAAGAATCAAAGTGCGACCTTGGGGGAAACCCTTAAATCGATGCCGGGAGTGAATAGTACTTATTTTGGCCCTGTAGCAAGTAGCCCAATTATTCGTGGTTTAGATGGACCCAGAGTAAAAGTAGTACAAAACGGCATGGATAGTTCGGATGCGTCACGGGTTGGTCCTGATCATATTGCTACCACAGAAACCTCTACGGCTACCCAAATAGAAGTATTACGCGGCCCCTCAACTTTATTGTACGGCAGTGGGGCAATTGGTGGTGTAGTAAATGTGGTGGATAATCGCCTACCTAAAACTCGTCAAGAAGGACTAAGCGGAAGAGTTAGCGCTTTACATGACACGGTGTCAAACGAACGCACAGTATCGACTGACATCAATGGCGGACAAGACAAATTCGCATGGCACTTAGATGCTTTTAGCCGTAAATCAGATGATTATGATATTCCTGAGTTCACCCTCGAAGACGGTGACATATTAGATACATTAGAAAATTCAGACATAGATTCTCAAGGTTTTACTTTGGGAGCAGGTTGGGTTGGTGATGATGTCACTTTATCACTGGCTTACGGCAGGTTAGAAACAGATTATGGCATACCAGGCCATGCTCATGATGAGC
Coding sequences:
- a CDS encoding trans-sulfuration enzyme family protein, which produces MSAKNTTALEVMQQAKILSPKRNTTQATTIGELTDEQLAHFGIDKDSEYGQALFNTAQHLYYTQANMQQLWQITSDTLEGLSKENKVAYFNAKKFLSFQIAKILDTLQNPFRATYQSLSKQSGSQVSKSHYPLFDNVTALFSATPVVVRTATYVYACTEWVDDAFQGKESTHQIYSRLLNPTNISLANAIVDLEAGPYAADYLAWNFNSGMAAIDALLSNILNHGDVLIVSRNVYGGVYQLLHDYFARENRMNVQLEWFDGYSEDEFASFLQETKAKHSERLDANHALHVYMESPCNPHGYVLDVAGISKIAHASGHVVMLDATLATPILHQPLQRLDKAERPDYVMHSYTKDICGSGATTAGVVIGEAYRMFQGKGDCVNGYEWSKTMFWDVYYIKGAFLDSEKAFDVLTGMKTLEMRIMQKVINTFVFSQFLASHQDFNVNCHAIDGHPNAALREGQMRHGWPCALFTVDMQGTDISRPIISRDTFVRFFDALEPAFSHQVSIGQHNTIVLCPALTSHSELDATAQAKSGIYLTTMRIAMGTDNVKELVAHFINSARLHIDPVMPGFSDKFMSADEIDALYMKTSLRVSEQHYSSGASVKDMLG
- a CDS encoding DUF2750 domain-containing protein → MSDTLNDTAQFTPEQRLSYLVKECIANKQVWILTDQDGCVMLNTEDEDCTPVWPSEAFAQAWATGEWSECEPKAIDLKTWHSRWTHGLEDDDVAIAVFPSEDEEGLVISAQEFDFELKTKAKK
- a CDS encoding glycoside hydrolase family 2 TIM barrel-domain containing protein is translated as MQSNIFMSSRFLFSMLFLALSNLLVACTSSTQTPSVVKIVKQGYQYSLTVNGQPYDVRGVGLGYKNDANVLALKEAGGNTFRTWDLNSIEQELAIAEKMGLMIAVGIVTGKELLGFDYNDEAAVAEQFNRVTAAIEKYKNHPNILLWIINNEPNLLHDEAGNLTAVNPKVYAAMGNIIDYVHEHDPNHPVTFSLAGHNPKDIELVLKYAPNIDILAVQSYGSLVTLPASIAESNVDKPYMVTEFGPVGHWELPSTDWGREIEEPSAVKAEGMAKRMQDVILDDKTGKIIGSFAFFWGQKQERTPTWYGMFNESGEQTARIDELTRMWTGQYPANRAPLSKAIYINNAPATENIRLKPGQAATVKVQVSDPRGDPLTHEWILMEEVETRSQGGHHEEKPAVLPLHILKSEIQADYVEMTFNTPSEAGEYRLFNYAYDGKNKVGNANIPFMVEN
- a CDS encoding D-2-hydroxyacid dehydrogenase; translation: MYNVAILSRDSALYSALLEAAQLPHLKLVLVSNKATAFDYSQVDILFGDPDLTSNVIKQCTRLKWLQSTWAGNAALFALDKTDYQLCGVKDVFQQAMQEYVFAYLLYFSRNVAGFNQAQLKKTWAAPSYQSLAGKTLGIMGVGNIGQAVAKMAKHFSMKTRGYTRTSGDCEFIDQYYTPNDPQTFATELDYLVCLLPQSDATTGIIDHAFLSYLPKHCVLINAGRGTTIVDRALMDALQSKTLHAAVLDVFEQEPLPEDHPYWQLDNLYVTQHTAAESMPEDIFPLFSDNYFRYINGAALHNVLDFAKGY
- a CDS encoding autotransporter outer membrane beta-barrel domain-containing protein, whose protein sequence is MKILFFLTLVLCSSLTIADSHYSYSEIKIGVENISYAEKLSNVAGLGQLSQSIDVTNPTIRQISYSGINDSWGFYIETASSISTEIATEQWSMDTFGEIQTNAFKIKANEISMKTAYNWNNALQFTWGAQIYTSSFTRSNFAFSQPGAQFFDDALIDLPREDGDDVPRYLLPSQSTNDAQTPQQALNSRVMPVVSVSEDQVGISMSVGARYDTINLSSIKKLSWYLDGEVILPAYTQVQNTQFETTTLSKSFNGWGVNAELGLRYHFTKTLAWVFAVDALYTSRDTITENLSNGRRLIVPKIEYSNISISSGLHWAY